A region of Pseudomonadota bacterium DNA encodes the following proteins:
- the cpaB gene encoding Flp pilus assembly protein CpaB translates to METSNGTNKSDPGGQRRAFVVAVLAALLGIALMTVYMRKFERETSGGPRVDVLSALRNIAPGTPVDHSVLGVRQIPQAYLEARHIPAADVDAIVGVRVVTALSSGDSLLWTDIAKGQSGTRTLAALVQPGMRAVTIRVANGSALGNMLRPGDRVDVLYSSTKPAANATHTILQSMLLLSVGGRIEGDTGCKSGWGLGSEVTLSASPQHAQLLTHAQQHGVLTLVLRNHDDVVHLKQLPASGVKQLQRVHAPPSLYRQLQRALARPLDGAQTPNREIEHVQ, encoded by the coding sequence GTGGAAACGTCAAACGGCACGAACAAATCGGATCCGGGGGGGCAGCGACGCGCCTTTGTTGTGGCGGTGCTTGCCGCACTGCTGGGCATCGCGCTCATGACCGTCTACATGCGGAAGTTTGAACGCGAAACCTCGGGAGGACCCCGCGTGGATGTGCTGAGCGCGCTTCGCAACATCGCTCCCGGAACACCGGTCGACCACAGCGTGCTGGGGGTGCGTCAGATTCCCCAGGCATATCTGGAAGCGCGACACATACCCGCAGCAGATGTGGACGCTATTGTAGGCGTGCGCGTGGTGACCGCGCTTTCGAGCGGCGATTCCCTGCTCTGGACCGATATCGCCAAAGGGCAGTCCGGGACGCGCACGCTGGCCGCCCTAGTACAGCCGGGAATGCGGGCCGTCACCATTCGAGTAGCCAATGGCAGTGCACTCGGCAACATGCTGCGGCCGGGGGATCGCGTCGATGTGCTCTACAGCTCAACCAAACCGGCTGCGAATGCCACACACACCATCCTGCAGAGCATGCTGCTGCTCAGCGTGGGTGGCCGCATCGAGGGAGATACCGGCTGCAAGTCAGGTTGGGGCCTTGGAAGCGAGGTCACCCTGAGCGCGAGCCCGCAGCACGCTCAGCTCCTGACGCACGCGCAGCAGCACGGAGTCCTGACGCTGGTGCTGCGCAACCACGACGACGTAGTTCACCTGAAGCAACTGCCTGCGAGCGGCGTGAAACAACTCCAGCGGGTTCATGCCCCACCAAGCCTGTACCGCCAGCTGCAGCGGGCCTTGGCTCGCCCGCTCGACGGCGCGCAAACACCCAACCGGGAGATCGAGCATGTTCAATAG
- a CDS encoding pilus assembly protein: MEGRCELRTDTRGVASLEAALILCMLMVIWLGIAHFARAHEARQLALTTARSCAWSYSNRGCVGPAPPQCQATTKGAPKAAGWSRTGPALASSQLNESLLLGASVTVAGEHDIPQPRLFGGGLLEIKGRYYVSCNEREQTLAQIAKRGFESLSAVF, encoded by the coding sequence ATGGAGGGCCGATGCGAATTGCGCACCGACACGCGGGGTGTCGCGTCCCTTGAGGCCGCGCTGATCCTCTGCATGTTGATGGTGATCTGGCTCGGAATCGCCCATTTCGCTCGCGCGCACGAGGCGCGGCAACTTGCGCTCACCACAGCTCGTAGCTGCGCTTGGAGCTATTCCAATAGGGGCTGCGTAGGACCGGCACCGCCGCAGTGTCAGGCCACAACCAAAGGAGCTCCCAAGGCCGCAGGCTGGAGCCGCACAGGCCCCGCGCTCGCTTCCAGCCAGTTGAACGAATCGCTGCTGCTGGGGGCCAGCGTCACGGTGGCGGGCGAGCACGATATCCCACAACCACGCCTCTTCGGCGGCGGCCTGCTCGAGATCAAGGGCCGCTATTACGTATCCTGCAACGAGCGGGAGCAAACGCTGGCTCAGATCGCGAAACGAGGCTTTGAATCCCTTTCGGCCGTTTTCTAG